aaaagatttgtagccagctgaaagtcctggacgaacacaattttgatgaactgggtacactgcttgtctcgACAAATttggagaggatcattggtgtctctcttccTTCTCTATCGGATATCTATaagtcccgcctcacccgcaaagccatcaggattgcaggtgaccccacccacccatctcacctcacagcctcttcagtctgctgctgtcagggaggagactgtggagtctccgggccaaaaccagcaggctcaaggacagtttcttttacCATGCGGtcgggaggctcaactccctccctgttctgcccctccttcagcatctgacatgtcaccctcacagtcccccccaaacacacacacgctcaacgttcattaactcaCTGAACTGAGGgtctgcacatctcactttacctcgctcatttgcactattccgcactacctcaccttaatagCTATAAGtttatttatactgcttatttcatgtttacctgctatacctcaagtgccagcggcacagtggtgtagtggttagcgatgtcgcctcacagcaagaaggtctgggttcgagccccgtgaccggcgagggcctttctgtgtggagtttgcatgttctccccgtgtccgcgtgggtttcctccgggtgctccggtttcccccacagtccaaagacatgcaggttaggttaactggtgactctaaattgagcgtaggtgtgaatgtgagtgtgaatggttgtctgtgtctatgtgtcagccctgtgatgacctggcgacttgtccagggtgtaccccgcctttcgcccgtagtcagctgggataggctccagcttgcctgcgaccctgtagaacaggataaagcggctagagataatgagatgagacctcaagtgcccttgactgatttttttttttttttgctccaatttgtgtgcgtctctctctctcatatatatatatatatatatatatatatatatatatatatatatatatatatatatatacacacacacacacacacacacacacacacaatgtctagttcttatctagagtgtttactttttgtattgtttattctcaattattctatttattgcattgcTTGTTTGCACTGTCTGctcctatgtctagttcttatctagagtgtttatactgtttgtattgtttttcaattcatctcatctcattatctctagccgctttatcctgttctacagggttgcaggcaagctggagcctatcccagctgactacgggcgaaaggcggggtacaccctggacaagtcgccaggtcatcacagggctgacacatagacacagacaaccattcacactcacattcacacctacgctcaatttagagtcaccagttaacctaacctgcatgtctttggactgtgggggaaaccggagcacccggaggaaacccatgcggacacggggagaacatgcaaactccgtacagaaaggccctcgccggccacggggctcgaacccggaccttcttgctgtgaggcgacagcgctaaccactacaccaccatgccgccttgtttttcaattattatattttttatttattgcattgcctgtttgcatcgtgggtcagagaggactgaaatttcatctgtgctgtacgtcgagcatgtatagcatatttgacaaagttgacttgacttgaaatcatGTTTCATCAATAACTGATTCCACCCATCTCGGTTATCTTGGTAAAATGTGTTTTTAATTGAAGATGTTGAGCAGGCTCTGAGGTCCTGATGGATATTCTCTAAACAGAGAGCACTTGTACGTGTCGATCCTGGCTGCGTTCACgccgccgtctctctctctcagtttttAAAGAAGACTGTATTACAGGGAGAAAAATGACTCCGTCTTTTGGATGAGGAGGAAGGGTGTCGAAGTGTTCAGAGTGTGAGATAGTCCTTCAGCTTGTCCATAATTACTGGCATTCTCTCCATGGGGATCAAACACACTGTCCGGAAGGGTTTCATAGGTACGTCATCGAACGACCATCGTCCCGAGTGACATGAATCGGCGTCCTCCTGGACGGAGAAGTGAAACTTCACCACGGCTTGCTGTGATCGACAGGAAACAAACCATTAGATTCACGGAGAGAATAAGACGCGATGTCCATGACAATGTTTATTTTCCTCTACCTCGTAAAAGAACTCCTCTTCGGCGTTGATGAACAGTGGCACTTCTTTGGCAGGCCGTCTCCCCGGGATGCTCTTCTTGGCTTCCTGGCATGTTTTACTGATCATCAGACAGTAGTGACATTTCCCACTGGGTTTATTGGTCCTCTGGGCTTCAGACATCTCCTCACTGTCCAAACGATTAAAACATTAATATCCATGGCACAGATTTCAGCAGTGGGGTTAACAGGCAAGGGGCAGTTTCACTTAACATGCAGTAGCTCAAAGTTACAAACTgctcctttaaaggagaactgaaggcaaatttttttatcatcaaaattctatttctcattattaaatataggaatacatttttgatagcatatttcaaacactcaacttgctatagtagtgacaaaatagctgtgtgatacatcagtccatatgtcaaagcgatggccgtaaatgagattcgttgagtatggaatcaattttgtgccaaaatgttcataaaatacttttgaaatatcaaacaaaaacgacaaatcaaaatacaaaaaaacaaaaagtcaatttttttagactggcaaacaaattattcgtgtaatcgtgcaaaatatcagtctattactcttcagaaaccttttatttttgttccgcgtctttctcagttttgtttgacgtaatttattttggttgcgcttccagctttctcgtttgcgctgcctgactttttgcttgcagttttggcacaaatgtcacgtgtgggtgggctgtccaggaatgcattcccattggctaacttgtgtttgactgacagctacgctcagccattccctactcggattctggcggactgtttgacgagtgaccgatccattgacggtaaagaaggatcgagtggacttcagtggcgactatgatattgaatttacactttgttgaattaattcaatatcatagtcgccactgaagtccactccatccttgtgtaccgtcaatggatcggtcactcgtcaaacagtccgccagaatccgagtagggaatggctgagcgtagctgtcagtcaaacacaagttagccaatgggaatgcattcctggacagcccacccacacgtcaagtttgtgccaaaactgcaagcaaaaagtcaggcagcgcaaacgagaaagctggaagcgcaaccaaaataaattacgtcaaacaaaactgagaaagacgcggaacaaaaataaaaggtttctgaagagtaatagactgatattttgcacgattacacgaataatttgtttgccagtctaaaaaaattgactttttgtttttttgtattttgatttgtcgtttttgtttgatatttcaaaagtattttatgaacattttggcacaaaattgattccatagttgagacctgtgcaagacatcgtaggacggaagtaaaacgtacagcgcaaatcaaagtggCCGACGTCTGCcagcattgtcaaaagacgcgcgcgccctatttcaaatgctgacgtgatcaagctggaagttttgtttgttttgatagcaatcaggaaagtttgaaaaaagtacgcagtaatcgtcatttaaattcgtttttgtggtttggaaaactgttttcaaaatggcggcgctgacacttgacgttttgaagtctcgcacaggtctcgtgaagatcgcgcggataagcgacgcctgccgtggaccaaacgaactaaattcaacatggctgaaaaccgaataggcctttaagtataatatttaattgcaattagttgccaaaacgagtcacaatataagattaccaaaaccaaaaacgtaatcgaataacacattaagaaataaagcaagtttaaaaatgacttcagttcccctttaagactcAACTAACATCCAGTAGCCTACTATcaccagctttaaaaaaaaaaaaaacatcacgacAGGACATGGCACCACAGAAATCTAATTATATCcaatttaaagtgccattccaccattggatgtattctctggcataaaatacaatatattttgacaacatatataaatggtatcactagatagagaaatcttttagcttcaaaatgatatatcaaacataattttttgacaacgacaagtatattaattttgcgaccaaagtcacctacccttttaatttccgcgcgtgatgtcatcggcaggttccccttcttctgtaccacgtgacgtggcacatattatcagcaatggcggatagaacgcgataaaaataataccaataaatctagctaataccaataaatctagctaactgaaagattaactcaaaatttttcgcaatttttttggcccccatatacgaggagaaatgactctctcactttgggggtttcctggtctaaaaatagaccgacacgtggtacacaagaaggggaacctgccgatgacatcacgtttcactaccgcgcggaaattaaaagggtaggtgactttggtcgcaaaattaatatacttgtcgttgtcaaaaaattatgtttgatatatcattttgaagctaaaagatttctctgtctagtcatgttgtcataaaatatattgtattttatgccaaagaatacatccaatggtggaatggcactttaagtcaaAATTCAAGGATCAAAACTTAAACACGTTAGCTGACGATCATTTAAAATAAGTTTAAAaaccattgtcttttttttttctgccccaAAGCAATCCATAAAGATGCTTTTAGGAAACTGATCTAAAGCAATTTTTAAGTCCTTTCAGTTTAAAAGGTCCAATTTAAGCGTTCCTAGACCTgtaatattatttaatgagagCATTTTCAAACCAAGCCATTAGCTCTGCCCCTTCCACCTCCTTCAGAAAAGCAGCAGCGTGTAAATCAGGCCACAGGGACGCTCTAAATACTCACAGCAGTTGTGTGTATAGCGGCAAGGCGATCTGTGGGGGAACGTTGATAAATCGCTCACTGAGCAGCAGGCCGACACTCTGAGACGCGTCCTCTATAACCTGCTGAAACTGCTCCTGCACAGCGGCCGAGCACGCTTTCTCACACTGTCCCAAAACCAGTTCCTTAATCTGCTCCACACACTCCATACCCTGTTCAACACACACTTATTAGTTGAGAGGAAATGAAGAAATTAACTACTGTATCAATGCTATGATCTACTACACGTTTTAGAATGTAGTTGTAGTAGAAGCTGGTATTCTACCTTTCTGTCCGTCAGATTTATAATACTGATAAACCCAAACACTTCATCTGGATCCTCGTTATCGCTGTCATCGGGCAACTCCGCTTGCTGTAAACAGATGCGCAAAGCCAGCATGAActctcaaataaataaaatatcattTGTTCCTAGGGCTGGGTGAGAACGGCTAGAACGACAAACATCTGTTTTGCTTTAATTTACTTGTGCGTTTCAGTTTCAAATCAACAGAAAACATCCTTTCACCAACTACAATGGactctaaaggggtgttcacacggcaacttttactccggtgtagcaccggggctgccccggtagagcgttcacacggtacaaagttataccggtgtagcccctgaaagctgcttaaaccggtgcaaatctaaccctgctcgggaggtggtttaagaaatttactccggagtaaatgctagtttgcggggcagcaccgatataaaatgagacatctgaacgctacaggggtagactcgctacgcgtgaggagagttgattacatacaggcattgcataatttgcatcctggtattttgcgcttccaaaatggcgaatatcaacaacaacagaactgcgtgtcttccagtgttgccagattgggtggttttaagtgcattttggtggatttgaacatattttgggctggaaaatgtcagcagtatctggcaacactggtgtcttcatccacgttgttttcccagggcttggtgatgccatgacaaccgggaaaaggaagtacattttcacgcatgcgcatatttcatttccgcattattactatcgtatagcacggtcggaaaaactgccgtgtgaacgcaagtggagctgcaccggtgctaacacgcttctctctagtaagcaggtttgtgacgtgtgaacgcgccacaaaatttacaccggtgtaagatatatcgcaacaaaatacatcggtgcagcatcgatgcaaacatgtgccgtgtgaacactccTTATTTCCATTTAAATGTGCAGCCCTCGTCTATACATTGTTTAAAACCATAGTTGTACACCTACAAAACAGacatacaatcccgattccaaaaaagttgggacaaagtacaaattgtaaataaaaacggaatgcaataatttacaaatctcaaaaactgatattgtattcacaatagaacatagacaacatatcaaatgtcgaaagtgagacattttgaaatttcatgccaaatattggctcatttgaaatttcatgacagcaacacatctcaaaaaagttgggacggggcaataagaggctggaaaagttaaaggtacaaaaaaggaacagctggaggaccaaattgcaactcattaggtcaattggcaataggtcattaacatgactgggtataaaaagagcatcttggagtggcagcggctctcagaagtaaagatgggaagaggatcaccaatccccctaattctgcgccgacaaatggtggagcaatatcagaaaggagttcgacagtgtaatattgcaaagagtttgaacatatcatcatctacagtgcatatcatcatcaaaagattcagagaatctggaagaatctctgtgcgtaagggtcaaggccggaaaaccatactgggtgcccgtgatcttcgggcccttagacggcactgcatcacatacaggcatgcttctgtattggaaatcacaaaatgggctcaggaatatttccagagaacattatctgtgaacacaattcaccgtgccatccgccgttgccagctaaaactctatagttcaaagaagaagccgtatctaaacacgatccagaagcgcagacgtcttctctgggccaaggctcatttaaaatggactgtggcaaagtggaaaactgctctgtggtcagacgaatcaaaatttgaagttctttatggaaatcagggacgccgtgtcattcggactaaagaggagaaggacgacccaagttgttatcagcgctcagttcagaagcctgcatctctgatggtatggggttgcattagtgcgtgtggcatgggcagcttacacatctggaaagacaccatcaatgctgaaaggtatatccaggttctagagcaacatatgctcccatccagacgacgtctctttcagggaagaccttgcattttccaacatgacaatgccaaaccacacactgcatcaattacagcatcatggctgcgtagaagaagggtccgggtactgaactggccagcctgcagtccagatctttcacccatagaaaacatttggcgcatcataaaacagaagatacgacaaaaaagaccaactagaatcctacattagacaagaatgggttaacattcctatccctaaacttgagcaacttgtctcctcagtccccagacgtttacagactgttgtaaagagaaaaggggatgtctcacagtgggaaacatggccttgtcccaacttttttgagatgtgttgttgtcatgaaatttaaaatcacctaattgttctctttaaatgatacattttctcagtttaaacatttgatatgtcatctatgttctattctgaataaaatatggaattttgaagcttccacatcattgcattccgtttttatttacaatttgtactttgtcccaacttttttggaatcggggttgtaaaagtacagacacttggtatattttacttatacgattttttttttttttcatttttgtggttactgcctcagagtaaatatatatatatatatatatatatatatatatatatatatatatatatatatatgcgctatatttactgtatggacatgggatcagaaaactattttatttataagcagtaggcacatggacccataggggaccgatttttctcttatacagtgtatctatCATCCCAACACAAACTGTACAATCCTTCCTTTctctttaggacagttgttgaaacaggattattttctcatgttatttgcctttttcacttcattctcacagtcacgtcttaacagtatttactggttgcaagctgcatgaatattgtacCAGTGAATAAtgcgaccaataaatactgttaagacgtgactgtgagaatgaagtgaaaatggcaaataacatgagaaaataatcctgtttcaacaaccatcctaaacagaaaggaaggaCTATTATACAAAAGAGAAAAGgtgcactgtataagagaaaaactgaaataatctctgtaaaaattATAGTAATAAAAGAGCTGgtcaaaaaatgatcagagactggaaaAGAAAACAACAGTAGTGAAGGGGATTGCTATAAAGGAATGGGGGTAAATTttggaaaataagaggaggtaatgaaaggggggaaAGTTAAGAGATGCTTTTCTtagggcaaatttgatcagatatgaTGGTTTAACAAATaaaccaaatacacgcgatgagagtggtaagatggcggccagacggtttcactctgacgagcctatgagctctccaggttttatatagagctcagtaagATCTACATATGGAATAATAGATATGTTCTTTACAAAAATAGATCTATTTTCTGTAAACCATGgtttaatattattattttgattaatcAGTTGTTTAACCAGCATGGCCAACTATATTCATACTCAGAATTTTTACACAGGTATGGAATCCCCATTCCTCCAAAGGAATTCTCGATTGTATTTGATGCAATACCGTCAGGTATTATTACGCTCTTTAGAGGAGTGGGGGTGAGTCGAAATCTCCCTACAGTGTGTGTGACAAGTATTGGAAAGAGTTGTCTTTCACCACACAAGAATGTCAACAAAACTATTCGTATTCTTTTCTAACAAGATCTCATTACTACTCCTTGCTCTTTGTCACACTGGTCGAATTTGGTGAGGGAGATCTGTTGGGAAAAAGTTTGGCTATTACCACAAAAATTCTTTTTGACCAATAAGGTGAAAGAAATATCTTTCAAAATGCTACATAGATTTTATCCTAacaatttttcatctcatctcattatctctagccgctttatcctgttctgcagggtcgcaggcaagctggagcctatcccagctgactatgggcgaaaggcggggtacaccctggacaagtcgccaggtcatcacagggctgacacatagacacagacaaccattcacactcacattcacacctacgctcaatttagagtcaccagttaacctaacctgcatgtctttggactgtgggggaaaccggagcacccggaggaaacccacgcggacacggggagaacatgcaaactccgcacagaaaggccctcgccggccacggggctcgaacccggaccttcttgctgtgaggcgacagcgctaaccactacaccaccgtgccgccccctacgaATTTTTATttgcagaaatttaaaaaaaagacatcaTTGTCAATTGTTATTTTTGTGGGGTAGAAAGAGAAACCCTTATTTATTTTAGCTTTGCCCTTATTCAAAGCTTTGGTGGAGTAAGCTTACTCGTCTTATTATCGACTCCATTCATTCAAACTTTAGTCTGAAATGGGAGAATGTCTTGTTTGGCTTTTATGACAGCAGAAATCTTGTCTCTCATTTTTACTTGATTAATTTGTTGTTAATAATATTGACAAAATACTACATTCATAAGTCTAAatttcagaataaaaaaaaaactaattttacAGGACTTAGTACAGACATTAAACAGTACGTAACCACTATTTCTAGCAGCAATAATAAGAAGGCTGTCAAAACACAAACACTTTTTGTGCTATACAATGTGTTTTTAtgatctgttttttgtttttttgtttattttgtagTGTACATCCCCCTGGCGTAGCTGCACCAATGTTATTGTATTGTATACTCTTTGTATACTTGATTTGATCTAATAAAAAAAGAGCTCAGTAAGCATTTCtttcaaataaattaaaatatgAATAATGTCGCACCCTGATGACGCTGCCTATGTGATTTTGCTGGATGATGACGTCAGTGAGCTCTGCGACGTTCACGTGCGCCTTCAAGAAAAGCTGGAGAGAAAAACGTTATCATGactacatttaaattattaattgtTTTAAAATATATTCGCTATAATCTAAATTACATTTTTGCTCATTCGTGTTTCTAAGCTACATATT
Above is a genomic segment from Neoarius graeffei isolate fNeoGra1 chromosome 14, fNeoGra1.pri, whole genome shotgun sequence containing:
- the bccip gene encoding protein BCCIP homolog is translated as MASSAKRRAIGSGENPQDRDDSSDEGLEDSGEESENSEEMNEEVVVDFEAHTISDNDFNGIKKLLQQLFLKAHVNVAELTDVIIQQNHIGSVIRQAELPDDSDNEDPDEVFGFISIINLTDRKGMECVEQIKELVLGQCEKACSAAVQEQFQQVIEDASQSVGLLLSERFINVPPQIALPLYTQLLEEMSEAQRTNKPSGKCHYCLMISKTCQEAKKSIPGRRPAKEVPLFINAEEEFFYEQAVVKFHFSVQEDADSCHSGRWSFDDVPMKPFRTVCLIPMERMPVIMDKLKDYLTL